Below is a genomic region from Microbacterium sp. KUDC0406.
GGTCTCGACGCGATCGTCGTCGGTCCCGGTCCCGACCTGTCGTACCTGGCCGGCGTCGAGGGAGACACGATCGAACGGCTCACCGCACTGGTGATCCCGGCGACGGGGGAGCCGACCGTCGTCGTGCCGCGCATGGAGCTCGCGAAGGTGCGCGACACCGCCGTCGGCGCACTCGGGCTCGCCGTGGCCGACTGGGTCGACGGCGAGGATCCCTATGCACTCGTGACCGCCGCGATGGGCGGGACGGTCACCCGCTTCGGCGTCGCGGATGCGCTGCCTGCCCTGCACGTTGTCCCGCTGACCACGCGCTTGGACGCCAGGCCCGAGCTCGCGACCCCTGTGCTGCGGGAGAGCCGCATGATCAAGGACGCGGCGGAGGTGGCGGAGCTGCGTCGTGCCGGCGATGCGATCGACGCCGTGCACCGCCGGGTGCCCGGATGGCTGCGCGCCGGCCGCACGGAGCGCGAGGTCGCCGCGGACATCGCCGCAGCGATCGTCGAGGAGGGGCACCGCACCGTCGAGTTCGTGATCGTCGCGTCGGGTCCGAACGGCGCGGATCCGCACCACGAGGTGTCGGACCGGGTGATCGAGGACGGCGACATCGTGGTGGTGGACATCGGCGGCGCGGTACCCGCCGGGTACAACTCCGACAGCACCCGCACGTATGCGGTCGGCACACCGGATGCCGAGGCTGCGCGCCTGATCGCCGTGCTCGTGCGCGCCCAGCAGGCCGCCGTCGATGCGGTGCGGCCCGGCGTCACGGCCGAGCAGGTGGATGCCGCCGCGCGCGACGTGCTCGCCGCTGAAGGTCTCGGCGACGCGTTCCTGCACCGGACCGGACACGGGATCGGCGTCACGACGCACGAGGAGCCGTACATCGCGCCGGGCAACGCGCTGCCGCTGCGCGAGGGCATGGCTTTCAGCATCGAGCCCGGGATCTACTTCCCGGGCGAATGGGGTGCCCGCATCGAGGACATCGTCGTCGTCACCGCCGACGGCTGCGCGAACCTCAACAACACCCCGCACGTGCTGACGCCCGCCGTCTCGTGAGCCACCGGGGAGAACGAGTTCTTCTCAGCATCCTGCGTCTCGCCTGGCCCCCGCCAGTACGAGAGTGAACACATCCGGTGAATCGAGGGCACGTGCGATGACGAGGCCGCCCTGGACCGCGGCGACGACTCGGACTGCCCGGTCGCGCGAGTCGCTCAGTCCCGATTCCTGAAGCGCCGCCGTGAGCGACTCGATCCATTGACCGAAGTACCGTCTGATCGCCACGGCGAAACGGTCGCGCTCCCGCCCGATCGCGAACATGCCCTGAAGGCACACCCGCTGGCCCGAGTGGAAGTAGGAATCGACCTCATCGAACATCGACTCGACGCCCCCGGACGTCCCGTCGCGGAGTGGGGCGAAGATGCGCTCGTGGAACCAGCGGTCGACGTCATCGAGCACGGCCTCCGCCATCGCCTCCTTGCCCCCGGGGAAGAAGTTGTACAGGCTTCCACGGCCCAGCCCCGTCGCTGACTCGAGGACCGCCATGCTGGCCCCTTCGTACCCGTGATCCCGGAACGCTTCCGCAAGCAGCGGGATGGTGCCTTCGCGCGACGTGGCAGCCTTGCGCATGCCGGTCAGAGCCCCAGCTCGGTCAGCCCCGGGTGGCTGTCCGGGCGAGGACCCAGCGGCCAGTGGAACAGGCGGTCGGAGTCGAGGATCGGGACGTCATTGATCGAGGCCAGCCGTCTGCGCATCAGCCCGTTCTCGTCGAACTCCCAGTTCTCGTTCCCGAACGAGCGGAACCACTGCCCGTCCGCGTCATGGGACTCGTACACGAACCGCACAGCGATGCGGTCGCCTCCGAACGCCCAGACCTCTTTGATGAGCCGGTAGTCGAGTTCCCGCTCCCACTTCTCCGTCAAGAACGCGACGATCTCGTGCCTTCCGGTGACGAATCTGTCTCGATTGCGCCACGCACTGTCGTCCGTGTACGCCAGTGAGACCCGTTCGGGATCACGCGTGTTCCAGGCGTCCTCCGCCGCTCGCGCCTTGACCGCAGCGCCTTCCGACGTGAACGGGGGAAGCGGGGGTCGCTGGCGCATCGGAACTCCTGAGAAGACACGGCCCATTTTGACCGATCGTTACAAGCATCTTGATGTACTGATCGGTAAAACGCAACCGTGACGACGCGCGAGTCAACCGGATGCCGCCATGAAGGCCCGTCCGCACAGCGCTTCCACGAACAACGCCCGGCAGCTGCGCGAAGCAGCGACCGGGCGTGATCTCCGTGGAGCCTAGGAGATTCGAACTCCTGACATCCTGCTTGCAAAGCAGGCGCTACGGCTCATCCCGAGGCCCGGGATCCCGCTGAATCATGGGGATCCTGGGCCTCGGTCATCCGGCCCTGTTGGGTGTAGTTGTGGCACGAATGGCCCCTTAGTGGCACGAGTATGGCACGCCCGAATGACGATCTACAGCCTCAACTAAGGAGCGGCCAATCGAGTGCCCTGCTGTATGTCGGCGCTGGTAGGCTCCTCCGACTCGTAGTATCGGTGTATGCGTAGCGTCGAGTTGTTTGCCGGTGGAGGTGGCTTGGCTCTCGGAACCCACCTCGCCGGGTTCTCTACCGAGATCGTGGCGGAATGGGACCGCTGGAGTTGCGACACTCTCAGGGAGAATCAGTCAGCAGGGCATCCGCTCGCTCAAGGAATGGACGTTCGCGAAGGCGATGTCCGAGGTATCGACTGGAGCGGCGTGGAGGACGGCGTCGCGCTCGTGAGCGGAGGCCCGCCTTGCCAGCCGTTCAGCGGTGGCGGCAAAGGACGAGCGGCTGATGACCCCCGAGACATGTTCCCGGCAACGGCAGAGGTCATCCGAACGCTACGCCCGCGCGCCTTCATCATCGAGAACGTCAGAGGTCTGACGCGTAGCGCCTTCTCGGACTACTACTCCTACATCCAACTCCGTCTCGCGCATCCGGAACTCGCCCCACGCTCGGGTGAGTCCTGGTCCGAACATCTGGCACGCCTCCAAGCCGAGCACACATCGGTGCGGTCCGATCTCCAGTACAACGTGTTGCCCACGCTCGTCAACGCGGCGAACTACGGAGTCCCGCAGCAGCGCTGGCGAGTGTTCTTCGTCGGGTTCCGATCTGACGTCGATGCCGAATGGTCATTCCCTGAACCGACCCATTCGGCGAGCGCGCTGCGGTACGAGCAAGACGTCACCGGTGAGTACTGGGACCGGCACAAGGTCGCGCACAAGTACCGAGTCAGCCCCCTCGCGCGAGCGGGCTCCGCATCCCAGCCAGCGGAAGCCCCGACCGACCGACCGTGGCGAACCGTGCGAGATGCTATCGGGGACCTCCCGTCACCGACTGAGAACGGTAGCCGACGGTTTCTCAACCATGTTCTCCAGCCCGGTGCTCGGTCGTACCCTGGACACACGGGATCGAGTCTCGACGCCCCGTCCAAGGCTCTAAAGGCCGGTGTGCATGGTGTTCCGGGTGGGGAGAACATGTTGCGCCGCGCGGACGGAAGTGTCCGCTACTTCACGGTTCGCGAAGCGGCACGTCTGCAGACCTTCCCGGACAGGTATCGGCTTCACGGACCCTGGAGCGAAGCCATGCGTCAACTCGGCAATGCGGTGCCGGTCATGCTCGCTCAGACCGTTGCGGCGTCAGTACACGAGCACCTCGCCCTCGCAGATCTGCGTGCAACGCTGCGTGCTCGGAAGAGTCCCGCCGATCACCAGCGGGCGTGGGCATGACCGACCCGTACAATCCGCTCGCTATGGAAAGCCTCGCGCACAGCATCGTCACGCGCATGTTGGAAACGGATCCAACACCACTCGACAACGTGCCGCGCTTCACCGGTGCAGGTGTCTACGCGATTTACTACCGAGGTCAACACTCGGCCTATTCATTGCTCAGAGATGCCAACCAAGACAGGTTTTCCGTACCCATCTACGTCGGCAAGGCTGTCCCTAAGGGCGGCCGTCGAGGGATCGATGTCGCCGCCAGCACGGTGACCAGGGCGCTCGCTGATCGCATCAGAGAGCACGGAAATAGCATCCGCGCCGCATCGAACCTGGACATCGCGGATTTCACGGTCCGCTGGCTGGTGGTCGAGGACATTTGGATTCCTCTGGGCGAATCTGCTCTGATCCGCGAGCATCGCCCGGTGTGGAACGCGCTGGTTGACGGGTTCGGGAATCACGACCCCGGCAGGGGTCGCATCAACGGTGTTCGTTCGCGATGGGACACACTCCACTCTGGTCGTGCATGGGCCAGGAACTACCCGGCGCGGTCGGAGAGCATTAGCGGCATTGAGCAAGATGTCGCAGAGTACCTCCGGTCCCGGCTATAGCCTCGGGGATAGGACCGTGGAACCTGAACGATCGAGCGCCCCGGAACGCTCAGAGACGGGGCGCCCGATCGCGGGACGCTACGACCGCACAGCGAACTGGTCGGCCTCGACTTCGCGAGACGCCATGATGTCGAACCGGCGCGCCTCCTCCGCAAGCCCCGGGATCTCCGCCGCCTGAGCCTCTCGGTACCCCTCCGGATCGACGCGGTACAGGTCGGTCCATGCCCCGGTGGTGACCTGACCGGCGATCGCCTCGGTCATCACTCGCGCCCATGCGGCGGGGAGGGCGATCTCCTGCTCCGCCTGGATGCGCTCGGCGGCGGGCTCGTGGCCAATCTCCCCGAGCCGGTCGAACGCGAAGGCCTGGATCTCGGCCACGATGTCGTCGTGGTGCGTCGAATCCTTGACCCCTGGCATCGTCGGAAGCCAGTCGAGGAGAGAGATGATCGTTCGCAGATCCGCCGAGGCGAGGATCTGCTCCGGGCGACGGCCACGGTCCAGGTCCGCCTGGATCCGCTCGCGCCGGTGAAGGGCGACCTGGATCTCGTCGGCAGTGCTCGGGCTGAGCGCATCGAGGATCTCGTCCCGGCTGGGTCCGCTGATCGCGGGGACGGCGGGGATCTGCGCGGCAAGATCCCCGTTCGCTTTCTCTCGCATGGATCGGCGGCGGTCGTTGAGCGCGCCGGGTGCGAGTGTGCGGTCCTGGTGGGTGATCGCGGCTCGGCTTGCCTCCTGGTGGCGGGCGAACTGGGCGGGGTGGGTGGTGGTCATGATGAAGTCCGATCTGTGGATGAGGGTGTGGATAGGTGGATAGATCTATGGGAGTCGGTGGGATCTCGTCCTCCAGACGTTCGTATATCCATCTCAGACGCTCTCTGCTCGCGTCTGCCGAGCGTTCTCGCCGTCCAGAGCGTCCTGGAGGGCCTCGGCGTCCTGCTCCGGTAGATCGCCGTCTAGGGCGTCGGCTTCGCGGACCTTGCCGAGCCATGAGCCGAGAACTGCCGCGACCTCAGCGATACCACTGTCGGGCTGAGGCTGGTAGAGGCCGAGGAGGCGGGCGCGGTGATCCATGATCCGGAGCATCCGATCGATCGCCCCGAGATGCCCACTCGTGATCTGCCGAGCGATCGACCGCTGGAGGAGATCCAGTCTCTCCAGTTCGATCTCTCGCAGTTGGAGAGCCGCCTCCCGGGGGATCGCCTTGAGTGCGCGATCCACGGCCTTGCGTGAGGCGCTCCGGTGCGCATATCCGAGTTCGCGGGCGATGCGTTCGTAGGAGTAGCCGAGGAGGCGCAGATCCAGCGCCTTCGCCTCCCGCTCCCGAGCCGTCGCGGCGATCTGCGTTCGGGTCTTGCCTTTGGTCGTGGTCATGCTCGTACCTCCGATGTGTCCTGATCCATGCGGGTCCCGATCTCCGGCTCGTAGAGAGTCATGAGAGCGACGAGGAGGTCGCGGAGGTCCCGGGCCTCGGCTCGGTTCGCCGCCGCCTCCGCTGAGAGGGCTCCGACGTACCGGCGCACGGCGTCAGAGATCCACTCCTGCGAGTAGTCCATTGCCTTCTTGAAGCCGCGCAGGGCGTATGCGCGATCGTCTTTCGCCTTCCGGAGGCCGACCCGCTCCGGGTGGTCGAGGGTGCGGCGGATCTGGGTGAGGAGAGCATCTCTCGCGTGGGTGGCTGTCGTCGCGGCTCGGGATGCGGCGCGCTGTTGGGCGATCTCCTCGCGGGCTTGGCTGAACTCCCGCATCTGTCGCTTCGTCATGATGCTTCCCTCCGGTCGATGTCGAGGTCGTGCTTGTCCGCGTAGGCGCGGGCGCGCTGGCTGAGGTCCCAGTAGTTGCCGTCGAGTGGTTCGCCGTTATGCCGGCGTCGTTCGACCTCGGCCCAGAGGTCGCGGATCTCCTCGTCTGCCTTCTCGACGGTGAGGGGGTCGGCGTTCTCGGTGCCAGTGCCGGTCATGGCTCGGAGGTCGCGAACCCAGAGGATTTGCGCGCGGCTAGCGCGGCGCGGAACTCTGCGGCCTGCTCCTCGCTTCGTTGAGGGGAGGTCACTTGTCAGTCCGATGGCTGCTGATCCGTCGCTGGCGAGATGGTTTGTCTGCTCGTCGCTGGAGACGGCGTGGCCGATCTTCTGGGAGTCGCCCGACTGGTCGGGCTTTGCCCCGGCCATACCGGAGGGATCGGCCTTTAGAGATCTGGAGAGATCTGTTCTTCTGATCGTGCTCAGATCTTGAGCACCTGGGTGTTCAGATTCTGACCACCGGGTGCGCAGGTCTTGAGCACCGAGCGCGGATGCGGGCTCCTCGGGCGGGGTGATGTCGTGCTCGAAGGCGTGCTGGGTGCTCAGATCTTGAGCACCGGGGAGACGCTCGGTGAGGGCGATCCGGTAGACGTGCGCGCGGTTGCGGCGGCTCTCCTTGATCTCCAGGACGCGGGCGCGGCGGAGAGCCTCGATCGTCGCGCTCGCCGTATTCCTGCTCCCGATCCCGGAGAGGCGGGCGATGCGTGCAATGCTCGCGCCGGTGGTGATTCCGGTTCTCCAGTCGGCGCAGGTGTAGAGCGCGGCGTAGACGGCGATGCCGTTGGGTCCGATGCCGAGGGCGGCGGCCTGATCCTGGAGCCAGGTGGGCACCTTCGCGTAGCCGGTCTCGTTCTTCGTCATCGTGCGCTCCCGTCGCTGGTGGGTGTCGTCGGTGCTGGAGGGGTGTCAGGCGTCTACGCCGAGGAGTGCTCGGAGCCGGGGGACGGGCACCAGGATCCTCTTGCCGATATGCAGTGCTGGAATCTCTCCGCGCTTCACGGCTTCGTCGGCGCTCCAGGAGTGGATGCCGAGGATCTCGGCGGCTTCCTTGACAGAGCAGGTGGCGCGCCCGTCGAGGTCCTCGATCGTGAGGGTAGGTCGCTCGGGTGCCGTGGTCGTGTTGGACATGTGCGGGACTCCGTTTCGGTCGATGATGTCGGGCGTCGTTCGATCAGTCTAGGCTGTGTTGGCGACACGATTTACCGTCTGACCAGGTACTTTGTTCCCATCATGAGAACTAAGTAGAGCCCACGGTGAGATCTGGAGTGAACGCAGGAAAGATCAGATCAGGCGCAGAAACCAGGCGCTCAAACGGAAGGCAGACCCCATGACCACGACCGCCAGAAAAGGTTCCAGAATCGACTTCGGATCCGTCCGGAAACTGCCCTCCGGGCGGTGGCAAGCCCGCTACCTCGACCCGGCAGGCAGGCCCATGACCGGCCCCCGAACGTTCGACACGAAGCGGGAGGCGCTCGATCACCTCGCCGCCGTCCGCTCCGACCGGATGCGCGGAACCTACATCGATCATCGCGCCGGACTCGTCCCCTTCGGCCCCTACGCCGCCGACTGGATCGCCCACGGAGGACGCCGAGGATCCCTCGCGCCCAAGACTCGGGACCTTCACGAGTCCACGCTCGCCGGTCCCCTCGCCCCGCTCCAGCAGATGCCGATCGCCTCGATCACGCCCGCTCAGGTGCGTGCCTGGTACACCAAGGCAGGGCGAGCCCTCGCGGTATCCGCGAAGCGCCAGGGCGGCGACGGAGCATCTCGGCTCCGACAGGCGTACAGCCTCCTCCGGGCGATCATGGCGACCGCAGTCCGTGACGGGATGATCCCCGCGAACCCCTGCCAGATCGACCGAGCCGGATCGGTGAAGCACGCGGAGCGCCCCTACATGAGCGCGGAGGACCTCGGGCGGATCGTCGCGGCGATGCCGACGACGTGGCACCTGCCGATCCGGGTGATGTTCGGCGCGCATCTTCGACTCGGAGAACTCCTGGCACTCCAGCGCCGCGACTACGCGGGAGGCGTGCTCGTCATCGAGCGGCAGATTGTCCGCGTTGGCGGCGAGGAGATCGAGAGCGGCACCAAGACCGGCAACGTCCGGAAGGTCGATCTCCCGCCGAGCATCGCCGCTGACCTGGAGGCTTACCTCTCGACGGCTCCCGGATTCGGGAAGGCTCCGATGTTCCCCGGTGCGGACGGTGAGCGGTTCACTGGCGGGGCGATCGGTCAGGCATGGCGGAAGGCGGCTCGGAAGGTCGGTCTGTCAGAGTTCCGCCTCCATGATCTCCGCCACGCGAGCCTCACCCTGGCCGCTCAGGCGGGCGCGACGACCCGCGAACTCATGGCGCGAGCCGGGCACTCGACCGCTCGCGCGGCTCTGCTCTACCAGCACGCGGCGGAGGAGCGCTCCGGGGCGATCGCGGCGGGCATGGATGCCCTCTCCGGAGGCTCGATCGGGACGGCTACTGGCACGACCATGGCACGAACGGCCCTCGAAGCCACGAGAAAGTCCCCTGCTCAGAAGACCGAAAATGCCATCTGATCAGGGGACTTCAATGATGTGGAGCCTAGGAGATTCGAACTCCTGACATCCTGCTTGCAAAGCAGGCGCTCTACCAACTGAGCTAAGGCCCCGAGCGGGAGGATTCCCGCGGGTGATCCGCGAGCGGAGTGTGGGGCTACCAGGACTTGAACCTGGGACCTCTTCATTATCAGTGAAGCGCTCTAACCGCCTGAGCTATAGCCCCGTCAACCTCCAGAACTTTACCGGAACATCCGCGAAAATCCGAATCGAGTCAGGTCCGTCCGATCAGTCGCCGGCGCGCAGGTTCGCGGTGCCCGCCGAAACCGATGCGTCGATGCGGTTCGACGAGCTCGAGGACTCCTGCAGGTCGCTGTTCAGCGTGCCCGCGGACACGTCCCGGCGGATGCTGTAGACGTCGTCCGGAACCGTCAGCGTGAGCTGACCGGCCGACACGTCCAGCGACACCTCGCGCGGCACCGCGGACAGCTCGGCGGTCAGTCGTCCCGCCGAGACCGTGAACTCGGCGTCGCGGACATCCGCGAGCGCGATGTCGGCACGGCCGGCGTTGACGTCAGCGTCCAGGCTCCGAGCCGAACCGTTCAGGTTCAGCGCGCCGGCGTCGACCGTGGCATCCAGCTCGCCGAACTCGCCGTCGACATGCAGCGCGCCCGCCTGCACGTCGAAGTCCGCATCCATGCCGCTGAGCGACTCGGGCAACAGCAGGGTGACGGTCTCGCTCTCGTGCAGCCAGTCCGGCAGGAACCAGTTCCAGCCCCGGTCGGGACTGCGCACCTTCAGCTCGTCGCCGTCACGGTACACCCGCCAGCCGTCGAGATCTCCGCCGTCGCTCTCGAGCCGCGCCTGCGCGCCGTCGTAGAACTCGACCCGGACGTCGGCGGCGTCGACCGAGAGGTCGAGATCTGTCACTCCGGTGACTGCGGTCGACGTCGAGGTCGGCCCCGTCGACAGCTGGTTCGCTCCCGCGAACGCTGCGGCCGCCGCGCTGCCGGCGATCGCCACGCCGCCGACCACCGCTGTGACCACGGTGATCGCGCCGATCCCCGCCTTCATGGTCGTATTCATCGGATGCCTCCTGTCTGGGGCGCGGTGCCGTGCTGGCCGGCTGCGCCCGGTGAACCCTGGTTCTCGATGTGGGCGAGCGCCGCGAGCACCCGGCGGTTACCGGACTCGTCGGGCTCGAACCCGAGCTTCTGGAAGATCGAGGTGATGTGCTTCTCGACACTCGCCTCGCTGAGGAACAGCACCGCCGCGATCGCCTGGTTGGACTTGCCCTCCGCGACCAGGGCGAGCACGGTGCGCTCGCGGTCGGTGAGCCGCAGCATCCGCTCGTCGCGGTTGCGCCGTGTGAGCAGCTGCGCGACCACCTCGGGGTCGAGCACCGTGGCGCCGTCCGCGATGCGCTGCACCGTCTCGACGAAGTCCGCGACATCCGCCACGCGATCCTTGAGCAGATAGCCGAGCGGGCCGCCCTGGGCGGCGATGAGGTCGGACGCGTAGCGCTCCTCGACGTACTGCGACAGCACGAGCAGGGGGAGCTGCGGATGCGTGGTGCGCAGGCCGAGTGCCGCGCGGATGCCCTCGTCGGTGAACGTCGGCGGCAGCCGCACGTCGAGGATGCAGAGCTGCGGATCCTTCTCGGCGACGCTGTCGGTCAGCTCGGCGGTGTCCGGAAGTGCGGCGACCACCTCGTGTCCGGCGTCCTCGAGGAGGCGCACCAGGCCCTCGCGCAGCAGCACGGAGTCCTCGCAGATCAGGACGCGCATGGCACCGTCACCTCCAGTGCGGTCGGACCGCCGATGGGGCTGTCCAGCCGGAACGTGCCGCCGGCGGCGAGCACCCGGTTCGAGATGCCGTCGAGGCCGCCACCGGGCTGCACCTGCGCGCCGCCCATGCCGTTGTCCTCGACCCGCGCCCAGAGCACGCCACCCTCGCGGGTGCGCACCACGACGCGGCATTCGCTGGCCCGGGAGTGCTTGGCCGCGTTGGTCAGCGACTCCGCGATGGCGAAGTAGACCGCGGCCTCGGCATCGCGGCATCCGCGCTTCGACGGGCTCAGCGACCCGATGTTCTGGGTTCCTGAGCTTGTCGAAGGATCGAGCCGTACGTCGAGCTGCACGGGGATGTGCGACCGGCTCGCCAGCGCCGAGAGCGCCGCGTCGAGCCCGCGATCGTCGAGCACGGAGGCGTGAATGCCGCGCGCCAGCTGGCGCAGCTCGGTGATCGCGGCCTTGGTCGAGGTGTGCGCCTCGTCGATGAGCGCCTTCGCGGCGGCGGGGTCGCTGTCGATCTTCTGCTGCGCCAGGCCCAGCGTCATCCCGACCGAGACCAGGCGCGGCTGGACACCGTCATGCAGATCGCGTTCGATGCGCGTGCGCTCCACGTCGGCGGCGCGAACCGCGCCCTCGCGCTGCGCGCTGGTGGTGCGCACCTGCTGGGTGAGCTCGGCCTCGCGGCTCGGCACGATGAGCGCGCGGGTCAGCACGCGGTGCAGCAGCGCCAGCCCGATGATCATGGCAGCGCAGGCGAGTGCGCCGAGAATGCCGGCCAGGGGAGCCCAGGTCGCACGGATGCCGCCGCCCCAGGCGCCCTGGACGGTCTCGGCTCCGGTCAGCGGCGCGAAGGCGATCATGGCCCAGACGATTCCGCTCCAGAACAGGCGCAGCACGATCGCTCCGGCGATGCAGGCGAGGGTGAAGTTCACCAGTGCCCGCCACATACGGCCGTCGACGGCCTGCCGGCCGAGGGCGCGGAGCCACCCGCCGAAACCCGGGCCGGTCTGCGGGCGCCACTGCAGGCGAGACACCCCGAGCCCGTACAGGCCGTCGGCGCGCGCGACCTCGAACCAGCCGACGCCGAACAGCGCGTACACGAGACCGACGAGAAGGACGAGGCCGATGCCGAAGACGAGCAGCGTCGCCAGTCCCGCAGTGAGAAGACTGGTGAGAGCGGCGAGGACGCCGGCGCCGACGACGCCGAGGCCTGCGAGCTGCAGGATCGTCAGGGCGATGCGCAGTGGCGGCTTGGGTCGCTCCGCGACCGGTGCGGCGAGGGCCGGTCCGGCGGACGGGGCCGGGGGAGCCGGCGGCGGAGGAGGAGTCGGATTCGTGGTCATGGCATCCACGCTACGCAGGCGCGTGTTTCCGCGATACGGAGGAACCCCTACAGTCCGTTTCGGGTTTTCCCTACCCCTCGCTCACCTGCGAGCGTTTCGTCTCACTCGCTGCGCTCCCTCGCTCAACGACCACGGTTCCCCCTCGGAACAGCGGCATCAGCACCGAGTCCACGATCTCCTCGACGTCGACTTCCTGGATCCGCCGGAACACCAGCCGATCCCGCAGCAGCGCCTGCCCGATGTCCAGCCGCAGATCCGTCACCGCGTCGGCGGAGATCTCCCCGCGCTGCACCCCACGAAGCACGACCTCGCGCGTCATCCTTCGTCCCATTCCCTGAGACAGCTCGCCCGGATCGACCAGCGCCTCCGACAGCACTCCTCGCATCGCCTCTCCCAAGGGTCCCGACAGCAGTTCCGCCGTCCGCCCCAGCAGCGCGCATAGATCCTCGCGCAGCGAACCTGTGTCCGGCACTCCCTCGCCGTCGCGCATCAGCGCATAGGCCGTGTCCCGCACCAGTTCCGGTTTCGAGCCCCACCGCCGGTAAAGCGACGCCTTGCCGGCGCCGGCCCGCTCCGCCACTCCCTCCATGGTCAGCCCTGCGTATCCGACCTCGCCGAGTTCCGCGAGCACGGCCGCGTGGATCGCCCCGACCAGCGCTTCACCGCGCCGCCGCGTCTCACCCACGGGTCACC
It encodes:
- a CDS encoding M24 family metallopeptidase, with the protein product MSTPFPASVYAARLDRARALTAEAGLDAIVVGPGPDLSYLAGVEGDTIERLTALVIPATGEPTVVVPRMELAKVRDTAVGALGLAVADWVDGEDPYALVTAAMGGTVTRFGVADALPALHVVPLTTRLDARPELATPVLRESRMIKDAAEVAELRRAGDAIDAVHRRVPGWLRAGRTEREVAADIAAAIVEEGHRTVEFVIVASGPNGADPHHEVSDRVIEDGDIVVVDIGGAVPAGYNSDSTRTYAVGTPDAEAARLIAVLVRAQQAAVDAVRPGVTAEQVDAAARDVLAAEGLGDAFLHRTGHGIGVTTHEEPYIAPGNALPLREGMAFSIEPGIYFPGEWGARIEDIVVVTADGCANLNNTPHVLTPAVS
- a CDS encoding Eco29kI family restriction endonuclease, whose product is MTDPYNPLAMESLAHSIVTRMLETDPTPLDNVPRFTGAGVYAIYYRGQHSAYSLLRDANQDRFSVPIYVGKAVPKGGRRGIDVAASTVTRALADRIREHGNSIRAASNLDIADFTVRWLVVEDIWIPLGESALIREHRPVWNALVDGFGNHDPGRGRINGVRSRWDTLHSGRAWARNYPARSESISGIEQDVAEYLRSRL
- a CDS encoding helix-turn-helix domain-containing protein, with the protein product MSNTTTAPERPTLTIEDLDGRATCSVKEAAEILGIHSWSADEAVKRGEIPALHIGKRILVPVPRLRALLGVDA
- a CDS encoding response regulator transcription factor codes for the protein MRVLICEDSVLLREGLVRLLEDAGHEVVAALPDTAELTDSVAEKDPQLCILDVRLPPTFTDEGIRAALGLRTTHPQLPLLVLSQYVEERYASDLIAAQGGPLGYLLKDRVADVADFVETVQRIADGATVLDPEVVAQLLTRRNRDERMLRLTDRERTVLALVAEGKSNQAIAAVLFLSEASVEKHITSIFQKLGFEPDESGNRRVLAALAHIENQGSPGAAGQHGTAPQTGGIR
- a CDS encoding site-specific integrase; this translates as MTGPRTFDTKREALDHLAAVRSDRMRGTYIDHRAGLVPFGPYAADWIAHGGRRGSLAPKTRDLHESTLAGPLAPLQQMPIASITPAQVRAWYTKAGRALAVSAKRQGGDGASRLRQAYSLLRAIMATAVRDGMIPANPCQIDRAGSVKHAERPYMSAEDLGRIVAAMPTTWHLPIRVMFGAHLRLGELLALQRRDYAGGVLVIERQIVRVGGEEIESGTKTGNVRKVDLPPSIAADLEAYLSTAPGFGKAPMFPGADGERFTGGAIGQAWRKAARKVGLSEFRLHDLRHASLTLAAQAGATTRELMARAGHSTARAALLYQHAAEERSGAIAAGMDALSGGSIGTATGTTMARTALEATRKSPAQKTENAI
- a CDS encoding TetR/AcrR family transcriptional regulator, which produces MRKAATSREGTIPLLAEAFRDHGYEGASMAVLESATGLGRGSLYNFFPGGKEAMAEAVLDDVDRWFHERIFAPLRDGTSGGVESMFDEVDSYFHSGQRVCLQGMFAIGRERDRFAVAIRRYFGQWIESLTAALQESGLSDSRDRAVRVVAAVQGGLVIARALDSPDVFTLVLAGARRDAGC
- a CDS encoding nuclear transport factor 2 family protein is translated as MRQRPPLPPFTSEGAAVKARAAEDAWNTRDPERVSLAYTDDSAWRNRDRFVTGRHEIVAFLTEKWERELDYRLIKEVWAFGGDRIAVRFVYESHDADGQWFRSFGNENWEFDENGLMRRRLASINDVPILDSDRLFHWPLGPRPDSHPGLTELGL
- a CDS encoding DUF4097 family beta strand repeat-containing protein, with amino-acid sequence MNTTMKAGIGAITVVTAVVGGVAIAGSAAAAAFAGANQLSTGPTSTSTAVTGVTDLDLSVDAADVRVEFYDGAQARLESDGGDLDGWRVYRDGDELKVRSPDRGWNWFLPDWLHESETVTLLLPESLSGMDADFDVQAGALHVDGEFGELDATVDAGALNLNGSARSLDADVNAGRADIALADVRDAEFTVSAGRLTAELSAVPREVSLDVSAGQLTLTVPDDVYSIRRDVSAGTLNSDLQESSSSSNRIDASVSAGTANLRAGD
- a CDS encoding sensor histidine kinase — translated: MTTNPTPPPPPAPPAPSAGPALAAPVAERPKPPLRIALTILQLAGLGVVGAGVLAALTSLLTAGLATLLVFGIGLVLLVGLVYALFGVGWFEVARADGLYGLGVSRLQWRPQTGPGFGGWLRALGRQAVDGRMWRALVNFTLACIAGAIVLRLFWSGIVWAMIAFAPLTGAETVQGAWGGGIRATWAPLAGILGALACAAMIIGLALLHRVLTRALIVPSREAELTQQVRTTSAQREGAVRAADVERTRIERDLHDGVQPRLVSVGMTLGLAQQKIDSDPAAAKALIDEAHTSTKAAITELRQLARGIHASVLDDRGLDAALSALASRSHIPVQLDVRLDPSTSSGTQNIGSLSPSKRGCRDAEAAVYFAIAESLTNAAKHSRASECRVVVRTREGGVLWARVEDNGMGGAQVQPGGGLDGISNRVLAAGGTFRLDSPIGGPTALEVTVPCAS
- a CDS encoding DNA cytosine methyltransferase — translated: MRSVELFAGGGGLALGTHLAGFSTEIVAEWDRWSCDTLRENQSAGHPLAQGMDVREGDVRGIDWSGVEDGVALVSGGPPCQPFSGGGKGRAADDPRDMFPATAEVIRTLRPRAFIIENVRGLTRSAFSDYYSYIQLRLAHPELAPRSGESWSEHLARLQAEHTSVRSDLQYNVLPTLVNAANYGVPQQRWRVFFVGFRSDVDAEWSFPEPTHSASALRYEQDVTGEYWDRHKVAHKYRVSPLARAGSASQPAEAPTDRPWRTVRDAIGDLPSPTENGSRRFLNHVLQPGARSYPGHTGSSLDAPSKALKAGVHGVPGGENMLRRADGSVRYFTVREAARLQTFPDRYRLHGPWSEAMRQLGNAVPVMLAQTVAASVHEHLALADLRATLRARKSPADHQRAWA